One region of Qipengyuania sp. SS22 genomic DNA includes:
- the rnc gene encoding ribonuclease III, whose protein sequence is MSALDPAARDWLAKTGFTVKDEALWFVALTHGSMGEKQDYERLEFLGDRVLGLSIADWLYARSDAPEGKLAQRLNAIVSREMCAQVARGIGLAPHIRISKQASSDGGRDSDNILGDVMEALLGAEFLDNGFEPARGVVQLLWRPALESGAGKSKHPKSALQEWAAGNQRRPPEYELVDRSGPDHAARFTVRVKVHKVGEAEGTAGSKQEAEKQAARIFMETFG, encoded by the coding sequence ATGAGTGCGCTCGATCCCGCCGCACGCGACTGGCTCGCCAAGACCGGCTTCACGGTAAAGGACGAGGCGCTGTGGTTCGTCGCGCTGACGCATGGCAGCATGGGCGAGAAACAGGATTACGAACGGCTAGAATTCCTCGGCGACCGCGTGCTCGGCCTGTCGATCGCCGACTGGCTCTATGCGCGCAGCGATGCGCCCGAGGGCAAGCTGGCGCAGCGGCTCAACGCCATCGTCAGCCGCGAAATGTGCGCGCAGGTCGCGCGCGGGATCGGGCTGGCCCCGCATATCCGTATTTCCAAGCAGGCCAGCAGCGACGGCGGGCGCGACAGCGACAATATCCTCGGCGATGTGATGGAAGCATTGCTGGGCGCCGAGTTTCTCGACAATGGCTTCGAACCCGCGCGCGGCGTGGTCCAGCTGCTGTGGCGCCCCGCGCTCGAAAGCGGCGCGGGCAAGTCCAAGCATCCCAAGAGCGCGCTGCAGGAATGGGCCGCGGGCAACCAGCGGCGCCCGCCCGAATACGAGCTGGTCGATCGTTCGGGCCCCGATCACGCGGCGCGATTTACCGTGCGGGTGAAAGTCCACAAGGTCGGCGAGGCCGAAGGCACCGCGGGCAGCAAGCAGGAAGCCGAGAAGCAAGCGGCACGCATATTTATGGAGACGTTCGGGTGA